In Leopardus geoffroyi isolate Oge1 chromosome D1, O.geoffroyi_Oge1_pat1.0, whole genome shotgun sequence, a single window of DNA contains:
- the GRK2 gene encoding beta-adrenergic receptor kinase 1 isoform X3, with protein sequence MADLEAVLADVSYLMAMEKSKATPAARASKKILLPEPSIRSVMQKYLEDRGEVTFEKIFSQKLGYLLFRDFCLKHLEEAKPLVEFYEEIKKYEKLETEEERLARSREVFDTYIMKELLACSHPFSKSATEHVQGHLVKKQVPPDLFQPYIEEICQNLRGDVFQKFIESDKFTRFCQWKNVELNIHLTMNDFSVHRIIGRGGFGEVYGCRKADTGKMYAMKCLDKKRIKMKQGETLALNERIMLSLVSTGDCPFIVCMSYAFHTPDKLSFILDLMNGGDLHYHLSQHGVFSEADMRFYAAEIILGLEHMHNRFVVYRDLKPANILLDEHGHVRISDLGLACDFSKKKPHASVGTHGYMAPEVLQKGVAYDSSADWFSLGCMLFKLLRGHSPFRQHKTKDKHEIDRMTLTMAVELPDSFSPELRSLLEGLLQRDVNRRLGCLGRGAQEVKESPFFRSLDWQMVFLQKYPPPLIPPRGEVNAADAFDIGSFDEEDTKGIKLLDSDQELYRNFPLTISERWQQEVAETVFDTINAETDRLEARKKTKNKQLGHEEDYALGKDCIMHGYMSKMGNPFLTQWQRRYFYLFPNRLEWRGEGEAPQSLLTMEEIQSVEETQIKERKCLLLKIRGGKQFVLQCDSDPELVQWKKELRDAYREAQQLVQRVPKMKNKPRSPVVELSKVPLVQRGSANGL encoded by the exons ATGGCGGACCTGGAGGCGGTGCTGGCCGATGTGAGCTACCTGATGGCCATGGAGAAGAGCAAGGCCACGCCGGCCGCGCGCGCCAGCAAGAAGATCCTGCTGCCCGAACCCAG CATCCGAAGCGTCATGCAGAAGTACCTGGAAGACCGGGGCGAGGTGACCTTTGAGAAGATCTTCTCCCAGAAGCTGG GGTACCTGCTCTTCCGAGACTTCTGCCTGAAACACCTAGAGGAGGCCAAGCCGTTGGTGGAGTTCTATGAGGAG ATCAAGAAATACGAGAagctggagacagaggaggagcgCTTGGCTCGCAGCCGGGAGGTCTTCGACACCTACATCATGAAGGAGCTGCTGGCCTGCTCACAC CCCTTCTCGAAAAGTGCCACTGAGCACGTCCAGGGCCACCTGGTGAAGAAGCAGGTTCCTCCGGATCTCTTCCAG CCATACATTGAAGAGATTTGTCAGAACCTCCGAGGGGATGTGTTCCAGAAATTCATCGAGAG CGATAAATTCACACGATTTTGCCAGTGGAAGAATGTGGAGCTCAACATCCAT CTGACCATGAACGACTTCAGCGTGCACCGCATCATCGGACGAGGGGGCTTCGGCGAGGTCTATGGGTGCCGGAAGGCCGACACGGGCAAGAT gtaCGCCATGAAGTGTCTGGATAAGAAGCGCATCAAGATGAAGCAGGGGGAGACCCTGGCCCTGAACGAGCGCATCATGCTGTCCCTCGTCAGCACTGGG GACTGCCCGTTCATCGTGTGCATGTCGTACGCATTCCACACGCCGGACAAGCTCAGCTTCATCCTTGATCTCATGAACG GCGGGGACCTGCACTACCACCTGTCCCAGCACGGGGTTTTCTCCGAGGCCGACATGCGCTTCTACGCGGCCGAGATCATCCTGGGCCTGGAGCACATGCACAACCGCTTCGTTGTCTATCGGGACCTGAAG CCAGCCAACATCCTTCTGGACGAGCACGGTCACGTGCGCATCTCAGACCTCGGCCTGGCCTGCGACTTCTCCAAGAAGAAGCCCCACGCCAGCGT GGGCACCCACGGGTACATGGCCCCTGAGGTCCTGCAGAAGGGCGTGGCCTACGACAGCAGCGCTGACTGGTTTTCCCTGGGCTGCATGCTTTTCAAGTTGCTGCGGGG GCACAGCCCCTTTCGGCAGCACAAGACCAAAGATAAGCACGAGATTGACCGCATGACATTGACAATG GCTGTGGAGCTGCCCGACTCCTTCTCCCCCGAGCTCCGTTCCTTGCTGGAGGGGCTGCTGCAGAGGGATGTCAACCGGAGACTGGGCTGCCTGGGTCGAGG GGCCCAGGAGGTAAAGGAGAGCCCCTTCTTCCGCTCCTTGGACTGGCAGATGGTCTTCTTGCAGAAG TACCCTCCCCCGCTGATCCCCCCTCGAGGGGAGGTGAACGCTGCTGACGCCTTCGACATTGGCTCCTTTGACGAGGAGGACACAAAAGGAATCAAG TTGCTGGACAGTGACCAGGAACTCTACCGCAACTTCCCCCTCACCATCTCGGAGCGGTGGCAGCAGGAGGTGGCCGAGACGGTCTTCGACACCATCAATGCCGAGACTGACCGGCTGGAGGCCcgcaagaaaaccaaaaacaagcagTTGGGCCACGAGGAAG ACTATGCCCTGGGCAAGGACTGCATCATGCATGGCTACATGTCCAAGATGGGCAACCCCTTCCTGACGCAGTGGCAGAGGCGGTACTTCTACTTGTTTCCCAACCGGCTGGAGTGGCGGGGCGAGGGCGAGGCCCCG CAGAGCCTGCTGACCATGGAGGAGATCCAGTCTGTGGAGGAGACGCAGATCAAGGAGCGGAAGTGCCTCCTTCTCAAGATCCGCGGCGGCAAACAGTTTGTGCTGCAGTGCGAC AGTGACCCTGAGCTGGTGCAGTGGAAGAAGGAGCTTCGTGACGCGTACCGCGAGGCCCAGCAGCTGGTGCAGCGCGTGCCCAAGATGAAGAACAAGCCGCGCTCGCCCGTGGTGGAGCTGAGCAAGGTGCCGCTGGTCCAGCGCGGCAGTGCCAACGGCCTCTGA
- the GRK2 gene encoding beta-adrenergic receptor kinase 1 isoform X2: MADLEAVLADVSYLMAMEKSKATPAARASKKILLPEPSIRSVMQKYLEDRGEVTFEKIFSQKLGYLLFRDFCLKHLEEAKPLVEFYEEIKKYEKLETEEERLARSREVFDTYIMKELLACSHPFSKSATEHVQGHLVKKQVPPDLFQPYIEEICQNLRGDVFQKFIESDKFTRFCQWKNVELNIHLTMNDFSVHRIIGRGGFGEVYGCRKADTGKMYAMKCLDKKRIKMKQGETLALNERIMLSLVSTGDCPFIVCMSYAFHTPDKLSFILDLMNGGDLHYHLSQHGVFSEADMRFYAAEIILGLEHMHNRFVVYRDLKPANILLDEHGHVRISDLGLACDFSKKKPHASVGTHGYMAPEVLQKGVAYDSSADWFSLGCMLFKLLRGHSPFRQHKTKDKHEIDRMTLTMVPSSDPASVHSSPQAVELPDSFSPELRSLLEGLLQRDVNRRLGCLGRGAQEVKESPFFRSLDWQMVFLQKYPPPLIPPRGEVNAADAFDIGSFDEEDTKGIKLLDSDQELYRNFPLTISERWQQEVAETVFDTINAETDRLEARKKTKNKQLGHEEDYALGKDCIMHGYMSKMGNPFLTQWQRRYFYLFPNRLEWRGEGEAPSLLTMEEIQSVEETQIKERKCLLLKIRGGKQFVLQCDSDPELVQWKKELRDAYREAQQLVQRVPKMKNKPRSPVVELSKVPLVQRGSANGL; the protein is encoded by the exons ATGGCGGACCTGGAGGCGGTGCTGGCCGATGTGAGCTACCTGATGGCCATGGAGAAGAGCAAGGCCACGCCGGCCGCGCGCGCCAGCAAGAAGATCCTGCTGCCCGAACCCAG CATCCGAAGCGTCATGCAGAAGTACCTGGAAGACCGGGGCGAGGTGACCTTTGAGAAGATCTTCTCCCAGAAGCTGG GGTACCTGCTCTTCCGAGACTTCTGCCTGAAACACCTAGAGGAGGCCAAGCCGTTGGTGGAGTTCTATGAGGAG ATCAAGAAATACGAGAagctggagacagaggaggagcgCTTGGCTCGCAGCCGGGAGGTCTTCGACACCTACATCATGAAGGAGCTGCTGGCCTGCTCACAC CCCTTCTCGAAAAGTGCCACTGAGCACGTCCAGGGCCACCTGGTGAAGAAGCAGGTTCCTCCGGATCTCTTCCAG CCATACATTGAAGAGATTTGTCAGAACCTCCGAGGGGATGTGTTCCAGAAATTCATCGAGAG CGATAAATTCACACGATTTTGCCAGTGGAAGAATGTGGAGCTCAACATCCAT CTGACCATGAACGACTTCAGCGTGCACCGCATCATCGGACGAGGGGGCTTCGGCGAGGTCTATGGGTGCCGGAAGGCCGACACGGGCAAGAT gtaCGCCATGAAGTGTCTGGATAAGAAGCGCATCAAGATGAAGCAGGGGGAGACCCTGGCCCTGAACGAGCGCATCATGCTGTCCCTCGTCAGCACTGGG GACTGCCCGTTCATCGTGTGCATGTCGTACGCATTCCACACGCCGGACAAGCTCAGCTTCATCCTTGATCTCATGAACG GCGGGGACCTGCACTACCACCTGTCCCAGCACGGGGTTTTCTCCGAGGCCGACATGCGCTTCTACGCGGCCGAGATCATCCTGGGCCTGGAGCACATGCACAACCGCTTCGTTGTCTATCGGGACCTGAAG CCAGCCAACATCCTTCTGGACGAGCACGGTCACGTGCGCATCTCAGACCTCGGCCTGGCCTGCGACTTCTCCAAGAAGAAGCCCCACGCCAGCGT GGGCACCCACGGGTACATGGCCCCTGAGGTCCTGCAGAAGGGCGTGGCCTACGACAGCAGCGCTGACTGGTTTTCCCTGGGCTGCATGCTTTTCAAGTTGCTGCGGGG GCACAGCCCCTTTCGGCAGCACAAGACCAAAGATAAGCACGAGATTGACCGCATGACATTGACAATG GTCCCATCCTCGGACCCTGCCAGTGTCCACTCCTCCCCGCAGGCTGTGGAGCTGCCCGACTCCTTCTCCCCCGAGCTCCGTTCCTTGCTGGAGGGGCTGCTGCAGAGGGATGTCAACCGGAGACTGGGCTGCCTGGGTCGAGG GGCCCAGGAGGTAAAGGAGAGCCCCTTCTTCCGCTCCTTGGACTGGCAGATGGTCTTCTTGCAGAAG TACCCTCCCCCGCTGATCCCCCCTCGAGGGGAGGTGAACGCTGCTGACGCCTTCGACATTGGCTCCTTTGACGAGGAGGACACAAAAGGAATCAAG TTGCTGGACAGTGACCAGGAACTCTACCGCAACTTCCCCCTCACCATCTCGGAGCGGTGGCAGCAGGAGGTGGCCGAGACGGTCTTCGACACCATCAATGCCGAGACTGACCGGCTGGAGGCCcgcaagaaaaccaaaaacaagcagTTGGGCCACGAGGAAG ACTATGCCCTGGGCAAGGACTGCATCATGCATGGCTACATGTCCAAGATGGGCAACCCCTTCCTGACGCAGTGGCAGAGGCGGTACTTCTACTTGTTTCCCAACCGGCTGGAGTGGCGGGGCGAGGGCGAGGCCCCG AGCCTGCTGACCATGGAGGAGATCCAGTCTGTGGAGGAGACGCAGATCAAGGAGCGGAAGTGCCTCCTTCTCAAGATCCGCGGCGGCAAACAGTTTGTGCTGCAGTGCGAC AGTGACCCTGAGCTGGTGCAGTGGAAGAAGGAGCTTCGTGACGCGTACCGCGAGGCCCAGCAGCTGGTGCAGCGCGTGCCCAAGATGAAGAACAAGCCGCGCTCGCCCGTGGTGGAGCTGAGCAAGGTGCCGCTGGTCCAGCGCGGCAGTGCCAACGGCCTCTGA
- the GRK2 gene encoding beta-adrenergic receptor kinase 1 isoform X4, whose amino-acid sequence MADLEAVLADVSYLMAMEKSKATPAARASKKILLPEPSIRSVMQKYLEDRGEVTFEKIFSQKLGYLLFRDFCLKHLEEAKPLVEFYEEIKKYEKLETEEERLARSREVFDTYIMKELLACSHPFSKSATEHVQGHLVKKQVPPDLFQPYIEEICQNLRGDVFQKFIESDKFTRFCQWKNVELNIHLTMNDFSVHRIIGRGGFGEVYGCRKADTGKMYAMKCLDKKRIKMKQGETLALNERIMLSLVSTGDCPFIVCMSYAFHTPDKLSFILDLMNGGDLHYHLSQHGVFSEADMRFYAAEIILGLEHMHNRFVVYRDLKPANILLDEHGHVRISDLGLACDFSKKKPHASVGTHGYMAPEVLQKGVAYDSSADWFSLGCMLFKLLRGHSPFRQHKTKDKHEIDRMTLTMAVELPDSFSPELRSLLEGLLQRDVNRRLGCLGRGAQEVKESPFFRSLDWQMVFLQKYPPPLIPPRGEVNAADAFDIGSFDEEDTKGIKLLDSDQELYRNFPLTISERWQQEVAETVFDTINAETDRLEARKKTKNKQLGHEEDYALGKDCIMHGYMSKMGNPFLTQWQRRYFYLFPNRLEWRGEGEAPSLLTMEEIQSVEETQIKERKCLLLKIRGGKQFVLQCDSDPELVQWKKELRDAYREAQQLVQRVPKMKNKPRSPVVELSKVPLVQRGSANGL is encoded by the exons ATGGCGGACCTGGAGGCGGTGCTGGCCGATGTGAGCTACCTGATGGCCATGGAGAAGAGCAAGGCCACGCCGGCCGCGCGCGCCAGCAAGAAGATCCTGCTGCCCGAACCCAG CATCCGAAGCGTCATGCAGAAGTACCTGGAAGACCGGGGCGAGGTGACCTTTGAGAAGATCTTCTCCCAGAAGCTGG GGTACCTGCTCTTCCGAGACTTCTGCCTGAAACACCTAGAGGAGGCCAAGCCGTTGGTGGAGTTCTATGAGGAG ATCAAGAAATACGAGAagctggagacagaggaggagcgCTTGGCTCGCAGCCGGGAGGTCTTCGACACCTACATCATGAAGGAGCTGCTGGCCTGCTCACAC CCCTTCTCGAAAAGTGCCACTGAGCACGTCCAGGGCCACCTGGTGAAGAAGCAGGTTCCTCCGGATCTCTTCCAG CCATACATTGAAGAGATTTGTCAGAACCTCCGAGGGGATGTGTTCCAGAAATTCATCGAGAG CGATAAATTCACACGATTTTGCCAGTGGAAGAATGTGGAGCTCAACATCCAT CTGACCATGAACGACTTCAGCGTGCACCGCATCATCGGACGAGGGGGCTTCGGCGAGGTCTATGGGTGCCGGAAGGCCGACACGGGCAAGAT gtaCGCCATGAAGTGTCTGGATAAGAAGCGCATCAAGATGAAGCAGGGGGAGACCCTGGCCCTGAACGAGCGCATCATGCTGTCCCTCGTCAGCACTGGG GACTGCCCGTTCATCGTGTGCATGTCGTACGCATTCCACACGCCGGACAAGCTCAGCTTCATCCTTGATCTCATGAACG GCGGGGACCTGCACTACCACCTGTCCCAGCACGGGGTTTTCTCCGAGGCCGACATGCGCTTCTACGCGGCCGAGATCATCCTGGGCCTGGAGCACATGCACAACCGCTTCGTTGTCTATCGGGACCTGAAG CCAGCCAACATCCTTCTGGACGAGCACGGTCACGTGCGCATCTCAGACCTCGGCCTGGCCTGCGACTTCTCCAAGAAGAAGCCCCACGCCAGCGT GGGCACCCACGGGTACATGGCCCCTGAGGTCCTGCAGAAGGGCGTGGCCTACGACAGCAGCGCTGACTGGTTTTCCCTGGGCTGCATGCTTTTCAAGTTGCTGCGGGG GCACAGCCCCTTTCGGCAGCACAAGACCAAAGATAAGCACGAGATTGACCGCATGACATTGACAATG GCTGTGGAGCTGCCCGACTCCTTCTCCCCCGAGCTCCGTTCCTTGCTGGAGGGGCTGCTGCAGAGGGATGTCAACCGGAGACTGGGCTGCCTGGGTCGAGG GGCCCAGGAGGTAAAGGAGAGCCCCTTCTTCCGCTCCTTGGACTGGCAGATGGTCTTCTTGCAGAAG TACCCTCCCCCGCTGATCCCCCCTCGAGGGGAGGTGAACGCTGCTGACGCCTTCGACATTGGCTCCTTTGACGAGGAGGACACAAAAGGAATCAAG TTGCTGGACAGTGACCAGGAACTCTACCGCAACTTCCCCCTCACCATCTCGGAGCGGTGGCAGCAGGAGGTGGCCGAGACGGTCTTCGACACCATCAATGCCGAGACTGACCGGCTGGAGGCCcgcaagaaaaccaaaaacaagcagTTGGGCCACGAGGAAG ACTATGCCCTGGGCAAGGACTGCATCATGCATGGCTACATGTCCAAGATGGGCAACCCCTTCCTGACGCAGTGGCAGAGGCGGTACTTCTACTTGTTTCCCAACCGGCTGGAGTGGCGGGGCGAGGGCGAGGCCCCG AGCCTGCTGACCATGGAGGAGATCCAGTCTGTGGAGGAGACGCAGATCAAGGAGCGGAAGTGCCTCCTTCTCAAGATCCGCGGCGGCAAACAGTTTGTGCTGCAGTGCGAC AGTGACCCTGAGCTGGTGCAGTGGAAGAAGGAGCTTCGTGACGCGTACCGCGAGGCCCAGCAGCTGGTGCAGCGCGTGCCCAAGATGAAGAACAAGCCGCGCTCGCCCGTGGTGGAGCTGAGCAAGGTGCCGCTGGTCCAGCGCGGCAGTGCCAACGGCCTCTGA
- the GRK2 gene encoding beta-adrenergic receptor kinase 1 isoform X1 — MADLEAVLADVSYLMAMEKSKATPAARASKKILLPEPSIRSVMQKYLEDRGEVTFEKIFSQKLGYLLFRDFCLKHLEEAKPLVEFYEEIKKYEKLETEEERLARSREVFDTYIMKELLACSHPFSKSATEHVQGHLVKKQVPPDLFQPYIEEICQNLRGDVFQKFIESDKFTRFCQWKNVELNIHLTMNDFSVHRIIGRGGFGEVYGCRKADTGKMYAMKCLDKKRIKMKQGETLALNERIMLSLVSTGDCPFIVCMSYAFHTPDKLSFILDLMNGGDLHYHLSQHGVFSEADMRFYAAEIILGLEHMHNRFVVYRDLKPANILLDEHGHVRISDLGLACDFSKKKPHASVGTHGYMAPEVLQKGVAYDSSADWFSLGCMLFKLLRGHSPFRQHKTKDKHEIDRMTLTMVPSSDPASVHSSPQAVELPDSFSPELRSLLEGLLQRDVNRRLGCLGRGAQEVKESPFFRSLDWQMVFLQKYPPPLIPPRGEVNAADAFDIGSFDEEDTKGIKLLDSDQELYRNFPLTISERWQQEVAETVFDTINAETDRLEARKKTKNKQLGHEEDYALGKDCIMHGYMSKMGNPFLTQWQRRYFYLFPNRLEWRGEGEAPQSLLTMEEIQSVEETQIKERKCLLLKIRGGKQFVLQCDSDPELVQWKKELRDAYREAQQLVQRVPKMKNKPRSPVVELSKVPLVQRGSANGL; from the exons ATGGCGGACCTGGAGGCGGTGCTGGCCGATGTGAGCTACCTGATGGCCATGGAGAAGAGCAAGGCCACGCCGGCCGCGCGCGCCAGCAAGAAGATCCTGCTGCCCGAACCCAG CATCCGAAGCGTCATGCAGAAGTACCTGGAAGACCGGGGCGAGGTGACCTTTGAGAAGATCTTCTCCCAGAAGCTGG GGTACCTGCTCTTCCGAGACTTCTGCCTGAAACACCTAGAGGAGGCCAAGCCGTTGGTGGAGTTCTATGAGGAG ATCAAGAAATACGAGAagctggagacagaggaggagcgCTTGGCTCGCAGCCGGGAGGTCTTCGACACCTACATCATGAAGGAGCTGCTGGCCTGCTCACAC CCCTTCTCGAAAAGTGCCACTGAGCACGTCCAGGGCCACCTGGTGAAGAAGCAGGTTCCTCCGGATCTCTTCCAG CCATACATTGAAGAGATTTGTCAGAACCTCCGAGGGGATGTGTTCCAGAAATTCATCGAGAG CGATAAATTCACACGATTTTGCCAGTGGAAGAATGTGGAGCTCAACATCCAT CTGACCATGAACGACTTCAGCGTGCACCGCATCATCGGACGAGGGGGCTTCGGCGAGGTCTATGGGTGCCGGAAGGCCGACACGGGCAAGAT gtaCGCCATGAAGTGTCTGGATAAGAAGCGCATCAAGATGAAGCAGGGGGAGACCCTGGCCCTGAACGAGCGCATCATGCTGTCCCTCGTCAGCACTGGG GACTGCCCGTTCATCGTGTGCATGTCGTACGCATTCCACACGCCGGACAAGCTCAGCTTCATCCTTGATCTCATGAACG GCGGGGACCTGCACTACCACCTGTCCCAGCACGGGGTTTTCTCCGAGGCCGACATGCGCTTCTACGCGGCCGAGATCATCCTGGGCCTGGAGCACATGCACAACCGCTTCGTTGTCTATCGGGACCTGAAG CCAGCCAACATCCTTCTGGACGAGCACGGTCACGTGCGCATCTCAGACCTCGGCCTGGCCTGCGACTTCTCCAAGAAGAAGCCCCACGCCAGCGT GGGCACCCACGGGTACATGGCCCCTGAGGTCCTGCAGAAGGGCGTGGCCTACGACAGCAGCGCTGACTGGTTTTCCCTGGGCTGCATGCTTTTCAAGTTGCTGCGGGG GCACAGCCCCTTTCGGCAGCACAAGACCAAAGATAAGCACGAGATTGACCGCATGACATTGACAATG GTCCCATCCTCGGACCCTGCCAGTGTCCACTCCTCCCCGCAGGCTGTGGAGCTGCCCGACTCCTTCTCCCCCGAGCTCCGTTCCTTGCTGGAGGGGCTGCTGCAGAGGGATGTCAACCGGAGACTGGGCTGCCTGGGTCGAGG GGCCCAGGAGGTAAAGGAGAGCCCCTTCTTCCGCTCCTTGGACTGGCAGATGGTCTTCTTGCAGAAG TACCCTCCCCCGCTGATCCCCCCTCGAGGGGAGGTGAACGCTGCTGACGCCTTCGACATTGGCTCCTTTGACGAGGAGGACACAAAAGGAATCAAG TTGCTGGACAGTGACCAGGAACTCTACCGCAACTTCCCCCTCACCATCTCGGAGCGGTGGCAGCAGGAGGTGGCCGAGACGGTCTTCGACACCATCAATGCCGAGACTGACCGGCTGGAGGCCcgcaagaaaaccaaaaacaagcagTTGGGCCACGAGGAAG ACTATGCCCTGGGCAAGGACTGCATCATGCATGGCTACATGTCCAAGATGGGCAACCCCTTCCTGACGCAGTGGCAGAGGCGGTACTTCTACTTGTTTCCCAACCGGCTGGAGTGGCGGGGCGAGGGCGAGGCCCCG CAGAGCCTGCTGACCATGGAGGAGATCCAGTCTGTGGAGGAGACGCAGATCAAGGAGCGGAAGTGCCTCCTTCTCAAGATCCGCGGCGGCAAACAGTTTGTGCTGCAGTGCGAC AGTGACCCTGAGCTGGTGCAGTGGAAGAAGGAGCTTCGTGACGCGTACCGCGAGGCCCAGCAGCTGGTGCAGCGCGTGCCCAAGATGAAGAACAAGCCGCGCTCGCCCGTGGTGGAGCTGAGCAAGGTGCCGCTGGTCCAGCGCGGCAGTGCCAACGGCCTCTGA